The Mustela erminea isolate mMusErm1 chromosome 10, mMusErm1.Pri, whole genome shotgun sequence genomic sequence AGTAGCTATTTCCTACTGTCACTGGTTCACTCTTACTTCAGGTACTAGTATGTGGCTGCAGACATAACTCAAAAGAGGCCTTATGGGTCCATGGGAAGAGCAAAGGTTTGAAGGTCTTGAGATGGGTTccagggaaagaaggggaagaaaactaTAGTTTAAAATGCTATGGCCGTGGCACTTTGCTGGGCATCTTTATAAATGTAacttccagggacacctggctggtttagttggtagagaatacaactcttgatctcagggtcatgagttcagtcCCCATGTccggcatagagcttacttaaaaataataatttaaaaaataaataaaatataaatgtaacttCATTTATATCAGCTCTGTGGTCCCTGGGAGCTCCCAACTCTTTCAACCTTATGTCCTTATCTTATAGGAGCAACGATGTCTGGGTCCTTGACCTTGAGCAGTGGGCGTGGTCCAAGCCGAACATCTCCGGCCCCAGTCCTCATCCTCGAGGTGGCCAATCTCAGGTGCTCAGGAATTAAAATAACTATTCAGCAAACACTGTAGCATCTTCCAgttgggatgggagagggaggagggagtcaGGTAAGCTGCCCACGTGCATAAGCCAAAGAgactttgtcattctttttttgctggtatttatttttcaacttctaatgggttgtatttatttttagtggctTTATATTATCCTCTCTCCAAAGcatttattttgctgtttcatTTCTCAAGAGAACCCTGCATTTTATGTACACTCACATTAATGTTTGATCAACAAGAAATATATCCATTCAGGCTAATCATCAGTAATTTGTTCACAAGGATCGGAATTGACATGGTCTGGGGAGAGTGGAGAACTTATGGTGACTAGAATACTCTGATTTGGGTTCTGGGTAGGCTCTTTTCATATACCACTGACGCATAGGAGGTCAGATACCTGTGTCtttgttggtttattttaaatgtcttcgTCTCCCCAGATTGTCATAGATGATGCAACTATCTTAATCCTTGGAGGGTGTGGCGGTCCCAATGCTGTGAGTATTGCTGGTGTGGCTTTCCAAAGCGCATGCTGCTAAGGGTTCAGAACTTGCTTCCCCGTCTCACCTTGTGAGCATGGTGTCCTTTTTATCGAAGGAATACCTTTTTCACTTTGGGTATATAACCATGGTATTTTCTGGCCgagctctgctttcttttcctttcccttccttctcttcttctctctcctcttctcttctctgttcttcctttcctctttctttctttggtgggGTGAGAGGTGCTTTAAATCAAAGACATTCATCTCTTAAATATTCATACCTCTATCTATATTCTTCCTACTCGCGCTTCCTCTTTAGGCTGTATGGTTTGCTGCTACCATTTTTTcaaggaggggtggggcagaacaACAGTCTGATAACTGCCAAAATTTACATGGAGTTTATGGAAGAATGCAGATTGAGAAAGTTGTGAATATGTATTATCTACCtctccccaccaacacacacGCAGGCAAAATTGAGAACCACTTAAAATTGATTCATGGGTTACAGCACAATCCCATGTTCCGGTCCAGCCGTAGTTTGTGAATAAAGGCGAGCATGATGAGGGCATGAGTGAAAGAGCGGCCCCAAATGtggctgtattcttttttttttttttaattacttgtttgtttttaaaagattttatttatttatttgacagagagaggcatagtgagagaaagaacacaagcagggggagtgggagaggaagaagcaggcttcccgctgagcaggagccccatatggagctcagtcccaggaacccaggatcatgacctgagccgaaggcagatgcttaaccactgagccacccaggtgccccacaaatgttGCTCTTCTTCTGAAGAGCCCACACACCCTCTAGACCAGACGGCACAGCTTTGGGATTCCTGTGATGTGTATGTGTTGTGTATGTGTTGTGTAGCGTACCTCACCTGAGCCCTCTTGTTGGTCCTTCTCTTCTAGCTCTTCAAGGATGCTTGGTTATTGCACATGCACTCGGGCCCCTGGGCCTGGCAGCCACTCAAGGTAGAAAATGAAGACCATGGGGCCCCAGAACTGTGGTGCCACCCAGCTTGTCGGGTAAGCAGGGCACTGATAGGCCAGTGAGAGAAGGGCCCTAATTGTAAAGCCTAATTGGCTTGTCAGATTTCTAAGCAGATTTGTGTGGAAATAAAAAACACCTTGATGTCATAAAAGAAGTGGACATTAACCATTGTTCTTTGGGCATTGCTCATATGTGAACTTCTAGATGGGAAACCTGTGTGGGCCCCACtgatcctttttttcctttttctaagtatatttatttgagagaacatgcGTGAGCATGAGCTGGGTGTTGGCGGTCAGggtagggagggcagagggagaaggagaagcaggcttcccactgagtggagagcctgcttcagggctcaattccaggaccatgggatcatgacctgagccgaaggcatacgcttaactgacttagccacctgggtgccccaagtttatttatttatttatgtactctACGCtgaatgtgggactcgaactcctgacaccaagatcaagagttgaacactccACTGATTGAGTCAGCTAGGTGCCCCCCCCACTGATCCTTTAAGTGCCAGCTTTAAGTATCTCTTTGTCTGTGAACCTTTCCTCAGGGTCCCCAAACAAAAACTGATTCCTCCTTCACCCTATCCCTGTCCTGCACACACACCTCTCATGATGGCACTTGTGAAGCACTCACATGCTTCAGCCATGGGTTGTTCCCATGTCTGTCTCCCCTTCTGGCCTGAAAGGCAGGCTGCATTACTTTCATCTCTGTATCTCTGGTACCTGTATAATGCCTGGCCTGCCCAGGTGCTCATAATGAAATGTTTGAGGCTTAAGTGAATGATCAGAACTGAACATAGGTCTTTTGTCTTCCAGGTGGGGCAGTGTGTGGTGGTCTTCAGCCAGGCTCCTAGTGGGAGAGCCCCACTGAGCCCCAGTTTGAACTCCCGCCCATCACCGATCAGTGCCACTCCTCCAGCCCTGGTTCCTGAAACCCGAGAGTACCGCTCACAGTCTCCAGTAAGGAGTATGGATGAAGCCCCTTGTGTTAACGGCCGCTGGggaacactgaggcccagagctcaAAGGCAGACCCCCTCAAGTTCCCGGGAAGGGAGCCTTTCCCCAGCCAGAGGGGATGGCTCTCCCATCCTCAACGGCGGGAGTTTGTCTCCAGGGACAGCAGCTCTAGGTGGCTCTTCCTTGGACAGCCCTGTGCAGGCCCTATCTCCTGGCACTCCGTCTACCACTGAAGGGTGTGACCTCAAAATGGGACTTTCTTTGGCTCCCCGACGAGGGTCACTACCAGATCAGAAAGATCTGAGGTTAGGATCAATAGATCTGAATTGGGATCTAAAACCTGCTTCGAGTAGCAATCATATGGATGGTGTGGACAACAGGACAGTTGGGGGAAGCATGAGACACCCTCCTGAACAGACGAATGGTGTGCACACCCCTCCACACGTGGCCAGTGCCCTTGCAGGAGCTGTCTCCCCAGGTGCCCTGCGTCGGAGCCTAGAAGCCATCAAAGCAATGTCATCCAAAGGCCCCTCAGCCTCCGCAGTGCTAAGTCCTCCTCTGGGGTCTTCTCCAGGCTCTCCTGGGAACCAGAACCTGAGCAGTGGAGAAACAGTTCCCGTTCCCCGCCCAGGGCCTGCCCAAGGAGACGGACATTCCTTACCTCCCATTGCCCGCCGTCTGGGCCACCACCCTCCACAATCCCTAAATGTTGGCAAACCTTTGTACCAGAGTATGAACTGCAAGCCCATGCAGATGTACGTGCTAGACATTAAAGACACCAAGGAGAAGGGGCGGGTCAAATGGAAAGTATTTAATAGCAGTTCTGTGGTCGGACCTCCTGAAACCAGCCTGCATACAGTGGTCCAAGGCAGGGGTGAACTCATCATATTTGGAGGACTCATGGACAAGAAACAGAATGTGAAGTACTATCCAAAAACAAACGCCTTGTACTTTGTGCGAGCAAAGAGATAATGTGTTCTAAACCCCCTTCCCTTTCTGTGGCTTTTAATTTTCCAGCGTGCAAGCATTTGGACTGCGAATTGGGAAAACAAAGGACAGAATTACTCCCATAAACCAAAACCCCAATTCCCAACCTCACTCATTCCAGGCTGGGATCAAAACTCcattaagaaaagaattatatataaatatataaatatatattatatagccAACTCTGTTTACAAAGAGGGAGAGATCTCCGTCCTGGTTCAGATAAATTTGTTGCTGTGTTTTAGCAGAGGCTGTGCTGCCTTTTTCTACTTTGCTGGTAACTAGACCAAGAATTTAGGGAACAGACTAATGTCAGAACTTAACTAGAACAACTGAAGAGCCCCGTCAATTTTTATGTGGCCTTCTTggagttagagaaagaaagagcgtGTGTAAGGTGCACATGTGGAGCCTCCCGATCCACGAGCCCCAGGAGCTGGCAGGGTGAGAGGAGCCTGTAGAGcactcttcctcccttccttttaaaACCACACGGAACCTGTGCAAATGTCTCTTTGCGGTCATGCCCTCTGCCTGGCCCTGTTCTGTCCTTGTGACCGAGGAAAGTTACCCAGCCAGGAATTCCGTTGCACGTGTGTGTCCCAGGATCACCACGGGGCAGTGTTAATGCAGAGACGCCTGTCGCCTAGTGTCCACTGGTCTGGAGCacactccctctctgtctcagaaAACATATTGGTGTCTGCTTTTGGAATTTTCTGACAATCGTATTTGATTGCAAGCTGCCAAAAACCACATTTGTTCCCTTAAGACTTGATCCTCAGAAGctgcctttccctttttttttttttttttgggcatatgtggattttttttctttttttcttttttttttttagcaagccCTGAAAGTGTTcccactttctgtttcttttacaaAGCTAAGGTGCCCAGGGAAATCTCCTAGAGATATTTCTGGATCCTGTTCTCTGGTATCACGGAGGGACCTGGTAGGGAATTCCAAGATGCCAATAGCATGAGAAATCCTTGAAGTGTCAAGAATACTGTTATTTCCCTTTGGGCTTCTTTTTACTTCCAAAGCGCGTTAGGCACACCCATTATTATTTATACAATGTGGAAATTAATCCTGGAAGAGAATCCCAGTAGTAGTTCCTTCTAGAAATAATTTCGCCTCTTGGTGTGACATGCATTTTTCTGCGTGGCTGTTGACTAGTGGTTGGGTTGAGTGTCAGGTGCTTAGCCTCTCTGAGGCAAGGCACACCTTGGGAGCAGCCCCTCCTTTGTGACTGTCTCCTTCACATGTGACCCAAATAAGAGTTGGGTTTTATGTCACACGGTTCCTGAGATAATGTGCAACCAACTAGAGCATTCCTTTGGTTGATACAGGAAGTTACAAATTACCAGTCTATAAACCATGGCCTGGACCTAGGAGATGTTAGAGTAAGTCAGATGGCCCCACTTTAATTTTTGGTGATTTCTCATCTGTGGAAAGATTTTTACTTTGCCTTTAGGATTTGAATTTCAGAACACTGCATTTCCCATCTTTCACACTCCCCTTTTTTCCTGTTAGCATTTCCCAAGCACAAGCCTGCTACAGCTGGCCCTGGGTCCTGGCTTTAGGCCAGCCCTTAGCAATCTGTCTGATAAGTGTGTTTTCTCCTATGACATCATGTTGAATTCTTTCCCGTAGCCATTAGCTTTTACAATGTGGTCTTGGTGGGAAAGCCCCCCTGGTGCCAAGCCCAGGAAAAGGCCAGCTCACAGGGAGAGGTCTGTGTTCCAGAGACTGTTCCCTTAGATGACGAACTGCCATGTGCCTATTTACTGTAGTATCCACCTACTCCTAGCTCCGCACTTTGCCTGCTGGACACCTTGCTCCTGGGCTATTGCCGGTTCTTCTTCAGCAAAGACTGTTAGATCACGTGGGGTCCTTATTCGCAAGAGAAAGCCTAGCCTGTAAGATTAGGTATTACTTTATTGCTATTACCGAACCGTGTTTATGATATTGCATCTGTGCATGGACAGCGTCCCCAAACTCAGTTCCTgtttaaatataaagtatttggAAGCCTGAGAGTTCGGAATCTCAGCTTTGTGACCATTCCCTTAGTCCTGTGGCCTTCCTCAGCCAGCTGTTGGCTCGTGGATTCCCTTTGTCTTCCCCAAACAGGCAGGCAGTGGAGGTGATGACTCCCTTGGAAGGTCGCTGGCTCCTTGGAGCTCCGTGGCACCCAGTGCTACCCAGACTGCTCAGAAGCGCGCTGTATTTTGACAGCTCCTTAGGAACATCTCCTTCATTTGCACCTGGTGGTGGTGGCCTTGGTGGCTCTTGGGCACTGTGGCCAGATAGCTTAGGAGAGCATCTCCACACAGGGTGGTCGTGTCCTCAGGGCCCCGTGAAGCCACGTGTGCAGGGGAACTTCAGGTGTCCCCCCCTGTGGAGAGCATTCCCCAACACCCTGGCTGCTTCCATGAGGGCACATTTAACCACGACTCTGGTTTGGACAGGATGCCAATTTTGTCTTAACGATTCACTGAGAAAAATGAGACAGTTTCCTTGGCCTTCACGAGCACCtaaattagcaaatatttgtcagtgttgaagtatttaaaatacgTGGTGTTTCTTACTTGAAGCTTTAACCCCTTCCACTCCTGCAAGTGTGCCTTTGAGAGCCCCACGTCACATGGACTTCCCTGGCCCCCTCTTGGACCTCCTGTGAGAGTCTCGgtgtcttcctttcctcttggacagggcttctgttttctcaccttGCAGGCTGGGCAGTAGAGAGGCTTCTGTATTTCCGTTCACATTTCATGGGTGGTGGGCTGCGCAACCACCCCTTTACACACACACCCCGCACACACTTCCTTTATTTTAGGAGCACAAACTAGGTGTCGAAACAAGCTTACATTTAGTTGTAAGGTAATACTagccttcctctcctcccagccctccGCAGATTGATCTAATTTTAATCTTCGAGTTTTATATCAAGAGCTAAAACCACGAACTATCCCAGGAACTGTGTTggaactctctcaaataaagaaaagaagaggacaacaaaagaaaaccaacttgAGAAGTCTTGACGTTGGAGAACAGAAAGCCACCAGCTGATGGAGAACAGAGGGATACTTCCTTTCCTCTAACTTTCTCTCTCTGGGTTTCCCTCTGCTTTGCTTCTTTGCTTCCCCTTAAAAGTGATGTTCCTGTGggtttgtctgtctgtccttgTCCTTGTGGTGATCCTGGCATGGTGATGTGCTCTGCTTTGCGTTGTCTCTGCTCTCTTACCAGCGCACAAGTCAGTGGGGAGGATCTGAACACACCCAGGGGCAAGGAAGCCGAACTTTGAGGCCTGCGTCCCGTGCAGCCTCCCCACGAACTGCAGAAGGCATGTTCTGCATGGTCACCAGTAAGTGGCTCCCTCTCACTGTGTTCATTGTCCTATGAGAGCAGCCCTTCGGCCTTGGCTCCACCCTTGCTCTCTGTCCTCGCTCTGCTCCCTTCCCACCAACCAGGGTTCATGTCAGCGCACCCCCGTCGTGCCCTGGCGAAGCTGGTGCTGTGAGTGATGTTTCCCATACAACTCAGGGGTCCCAGATGGCTTACCCTGAGATGGTCATTTTAGGCACATAACAGTGTAGGAATGAAAAGTGGACTTCATTGGTATTTAAATctgtcaatttcatttttttgttaaggTTTTCCCTGATGACTTTTTAGcgatttaacaaataaaacaaaatggacagAATTGTCTTAACTGTTTTAttagtagaaaagaagaaagaaacggAACTGTCATGGAAGCTGTTGAGATTGGAGATGGAAATTGGAAGCAAGGTAGTTGGAAAACCTGCCCTTAACCACTCTAGGAAGGTTGTGTTTGGGCGTAGAGGTGGGGAGCTGCCCTTCCCTGGGGACAGCTCCCATTGAATAAGAGGCAACTCTCGGTCATGCTCGAAGGACTTGGCATTTCAGAGTCTCAGGCACCGCCCTGTGGTGGAGACTCAAGAGAGGGCCTGAGCTTGGAGGAGGGCCCCAGGGACCAGGACAGCAACAACCACATCATCGCTGGCCTCTTAAGCAAAGAGGAGGACACAGGGCCCCTGGATCTTGAAACAGCACGGCAAATGGTTAGAAACACAAGCCTGAAGCCCCAGAGGCTTGTGTTCTAATCCTGCCTTCCCCTGCTTTCTGCTTAACCTTGGAcgtgagtttcctcatctgtaaatacaGTTGTTTCTGTCTTAAAGGATCATGAGGATTAGCTGAGGTTGTGTATGAAAGCACTAGGCACAGCGTCTGGCGCATGGTGAGTGCTCAGTAGATGGTGGCTACTATTTATAATGAACCTTGGAAGAAAATAGAGGCTCGGGGAAGGAAAGGGCTGGGCTCGCTGTGTAAATTGCTACAAGCATGTCCCTGCTGAGGATTATGCATGTCTCTGGTTGTCTGGGTCATCTTGTAGATGTCAGCGTGAGAACCTCTGAGGCTTTTGCCTCTCGAGAGCAGTAAGCAGCAGCTGCTGCCATAAATCAGGTCAGAATTGTCTCATTGTTTAATCTCCCTTTTGGACTTGAATTCCTTGGTTTGCTAGTTGAACTCTGCCTCTGGCACTTAAGGTATCCTTCTGCCTGGATTCAAGGGCACACTCAGTTGGCTCCCATTCTGGAAGTGTCAGTTGAGGACTGATGACAAGAGTCTGCCCAGCTGCGTGGGGGCCTGGGAGGAGACAGGCACCATGAGGGTAGGGGGCTGAAACCACTTGCTGACCACATGCCAGTTTCTTATACCCATGGGTCTTTGTGCCGAGCACCATTATGTTCTTTTCGTTCGGTGAGTACCGTGTACTGACCCTGTCCCAGGCTCAGGTGCCGCGAGCCCGCAGCTCTCATGCTAGCTGCACATTTGTGCCTCCCAAGATGTGGCATGAAACTTCCCTTTCTAACAGCATGCTGTCTATCCCACTGCACTTTGAGACACAGTGAACTAGAGCATGGCCGCAGGAGGGTCCTGGGTCCGAAGGGTCCAGCACCATGTGCTGGCCGCTGCTAAACTGGCAAGAGGCAGAACGACTGTTCTGTATTCTTTCTCAGTCACCCCTGTGGAAGGGCTGGGCTCATTGTGGGTCTGTTGGGCAGAACAAGGTCCAGTGGGTAGAAGCTGTAGAGAAGAGATTTCCTCATCGTTGGGAAGAACTCCGTTATGGTCAGAGCTGTATGTATCAGAACCAGTTTGGCACTGCTGGGGGAATTCAGGCATTGCCTGGGCAGTCTGGAATGTTGCAGAGGAGGCGGCGTTTAGTGCGTAGGATGCCGGGGCGATTGTGGTCCTGCGGAAGGAGGCAGACATCAGTGCCTGGGGAGGACCCCGCGTACTCAGCTTTCAGGACAGGTTGGCCTGTGAGCCCCCCAGACAGCATCCTAATGTAGTCTGTCCCACCGCGGGCCATGCTCCTGCTCCAGTGATGATGACCTGAACATGAGGACAGCAGTGTGATCGGCCCCGGTCAGAGGGTGCgtgggaacagagaagagaggatATGCCAGTGTCAGGGAGAACACAGCTCAGAGAAGATCCATGATTCCCCCAAGGCCTGGCAGGAGGCGGCGGCCACTGCCTTCCCACGCAGGTCTAGCACGAGACTCCCGGGCCACTCCCCTTGGTATTGATGGGCCAGAGGCCTGTGCACATTTAGGTCTAAATGACAGCACCTACAGGGAAAGGGCCGCTCGACACTGCCCTTTCACCTTCCAAGGACTTGGGTTTACTTCTCTAACTGGCTCTGTGAGTAAGCAGTGTGGGAATCACTGACTCAGACGAGGAGAGTGAGGCCTTGCCCATGTCCCTACCCTCAGCGAGTCCTGCAGCCTATGGCTTATCCCATCACCCTCATCTGGGGAACCCTGAAAGACCAACCTTTGAGCACCCTCATATCCAGCAGGACAGGAGGCATCACCTCCAAATCTTGCAGGCTGGTCTGCTTGTCGTGCTACCACAGGGGACCGGTGTCCACCCTTGCTTCTTTGTGCCTTACCACCTCCCCAGAGATGGGGGAGCATACCTAGCCCCGGTCCGCCTTCTGCCCTCAGTGGCCATAactgtcccctccccactctgattGACCACAGCCAGCAGTAGTCCAGAGCTCTTGTAGATGCTCTGAGAGGTCATGCTTCCACTGTTACGGAAGTGCTCAGAGATTGGGAACTTGCATGGGAGGCAATGACAGAGCTGATGTGTGCATCAGATCAAAAATGGGACCAAGAGACCCCTCCATGCCCTTTCAACTCAGAAGGGGCTTCCTAGAGAGGCTGCAGGACAGGGACATGGGCTTTCAACCAGAAAACACCTTGGTTCAAAAGCTGGTACTGTCACTTTGGGCTGAGACAAGTCATCCCACAACTAAGGGTCACATAGGAGTCTCTTGATcccatctgagcctcagttttatcacTACCTGGGTCGAGGCTTAGCCTCACAGGTTAGCAATTCAGCAGTAATTGTTCATCTGTGGAGTGGGTGCGCTTCCCCAGAAGACCACTTGGGGGCACCCTGTGAAAGGCTTTGCATCCTAGGCATTCTATCAGAGGCCGACTTCGGAGGGAAACTGAATGGGCTGGAGGAGAAAACTGcccattctcccttctctctgttggTAAAGCCTGGGTAGGACcccatccctggcctctgccacATTTCTGAGCACCACCCCCAGGctggctccctgccctctctgccccagcccccagctgtgGGAAAACCAGTGTTTTCCCCaccaggctgggctctgggccCAGGCCCTGTCAGCACGCACAAAGCTGAGCTGATGTTAGAAGAAAATGCCTAAGTGCGCTGGCAGAGTGTGCCATTTCCCCACCGGGGCACCTGTCTGCCCACCCACTGTAGGAAAGAAAgagggctgggggccaggcctTACAGGCAGAAacctggaaggaagaaggaagctcCTGCCCACCCATCAGCAAGGGCACGAGAGCCCAGCACTGCCCTGGGGATCAGTCATTCCCGCACACCTTCGCCTGAGCGTGGACTGGCCCTCGAGGCGCAGGGACACAGATGGCTGAAGAGGCCTGCGCCTGGAGCTGCCCACAGCCTCCTGACCAACCAGGCAGGTGTTTCACTGAGCTTCAGAAGCCGAAGACAGTCCTAGGTAACAGacgaaaaagacacaaagaaggtAAAGAACTGTCTGGAAGCAACAGCCAGGCGGGCAGGAGAGCTGTTCGGAAGCCAGAGAGAGCTAAGAGATGGGTTTCTCCATACCCCAGCCTCACCCCACTAAACTGAGGCAGCGAGCAGATGAGAATAAAGTCTGTCTGTGGGAccccaggcctggcctggggcAGTCCGTAATGCAGGATATCGGCCGTCCTCCAGGCCTCACACTGGGGAAGACCCATTCACTGTGGGCCAGGTCAAGTGCAGAGGAGCTGTGGGAGATGTGGCATATCAGAAGTGCTGAGGGCAATGCAGAATGACCCATATGGGTCTGATGACCAGGGGTTATTGCCTCAGATGTAGCAGGGAAAGAAGCATATGACCAGCCACAGTGGGAGGAGAGGCCAGCACAGATGGGGCCATGGCGGAATTCTGAAAGAGAGTTCTCCCTGGAGCAGGAGACCCACAGGGTCCAGAACAGAGGATGTCCAAGGAGAGGGTACTCCCCTCCCCACATGTGCTTCCCTGGCATTTGGGTAACCCGTCCTACACACGGAAAATGAGCcccagggccaggggagggggagacaaaaagaaacaacctTGAGGAGATTGAGATAAAACAATGAGAAGTCAACTGAATTTAAGTTCACGGGAAACTATTGGATTAAAATGGCTGCAGACAGATTAAATCAAGTCAGGAAACAAAGCTCTTTCTCAGTGAAGGTAAGAGCTTGTACTTGCTCCcgttagaaggaaagaaatcagatGAAGGGCTAGGGAATCCCAAGAACGGAGGGGGAGAGGCGCTGTGGCCAgtgccagagggagaaaggagaagggtgTTCCAGTAGAGAGAATTGCCTTCGCGGAGGCACAGAAATCTGAGTGTGACCCGCCCTTCCGGGACCTTGAGGAAGGTCAGGGTGACCTGAGTACACAGGGCAGAACTGGAGAATGCGCTGGAGAGGGGgatgagaggcaggcaggcgtGGGGTCTGGACCCAGGTGGGGGCGACCACAAGAGGATGTTAAATGTATAGGGAGAAAACTCAGCCCCTGGCGGCTGACTACATCAAGAGAACAGGAGGCCGGCACCCACTCCTGCTTTAAGCAAGCATGTAATGCTGTGTGCCAGACCCTTCCTGTGGAGCTGACATTTcagtggggggtgagggagaaggaacagATGGGTAAAGAGCTGAGCAGGACCATTCCAGATGAGGACCGTGAGGATTGTAAAGTTGGGATGTGACAAAATGTGATGGGCTTGGGCTCACCAGAGAAGGCCTTTCCAAGGAGGTGACATTTTAGCTGAGACCCGAATGTAAGAGCAGtggggc encodes the following:
- the FBXO42 gene encoding F-box only protein 42 isoform X1; translation: MASSSDSEDDSFMAVDQEEAVLEGTMEQDEEPHPALEAEETRHNRSMSELPEEVLEYILSFLSPYQEHKTAALVCKQWYRLIKGVAHQCYHGFIKAVQEGHIQWESRTYPYPGTPITQRFSHSACYYDANQSMYVFGGCTQSSCNAAFNDLWRLDLNSKEWIRPLASGSYPSPKAGATLVVYKDLLVLFGGWTRPSPYPLHQPERFFDEIHTYSPSKNWWNCIVTTHGPPPMAGHSSCVIDDKMIVFGGSLGSRQMSNDVWVLDLEQWAWSKPNISGPSPHPRGGQSQIVIDDATILILGGCGGPNALFKDAWLLHMHSGPWAWQPLKVENEDHGAPELWCHPACRVGQCVVVFSQAPSGRAPLSPSLNSRPSPISATPPALVPETREYRSQSPVRSMDEAPCVNGRWGTLRPRAQRQTPSSSREGSLSPARGDGSPILNGGSLSPGTAALGGSSLDSPVQALSPGTPSTTEGCDLKMGLSLAPRRGSLPDQKDLRLGSIDLNWDLKPASSSNHMDGVDNRTVGGSMRHPPEQTNGVHTPPHVASALAGAVSPGALRRSLEAIKAMSSKGPSASAVLSPPLGSSPGSPGNQNLSSGETVPVPRPGPAQGDGHSLPPIARRLGHHPPQSLNVGKPLYQSMNCKPMQMYVLDIKDTKEKGRVKWKVFNSSSVVGPPETSLHTVVQGRGELIIFGGLMDKKQNVKYYPKTNALYFVRAKR
- the FBXO42 gene encoding F-box only protein 42 isoform X2 gives rise to the protein MASSSDSEDDSFMAVDQEEAVLEGTMEQDEEPHPALEAEETRHNRSMSELPEEVLEYILSFLSPYQEHKTAALVCKQWYRLIKGVAHQCYHGFIKAVQEGHIQWESRTYPYPGTPITQRFSHSACYYDANQSMYVFGGCTQSSCNAAFNDLWRLDLNSKEWIRPLASGSYPSPKAGATLVVYKDLLVLFGGWTRPSPYPLHQPERFFDEIHTYSPSKNWWNCIVTTHGPPPMAGHSSCVIDDKMIVFGGSLGSRQMSNDVWVLDLEQWAWSKPNISGPSPHPRGGQSQIVIDDATILILGGCGGPNAVGQCVVVFSQAPSGRAPLSPSLNSRPSPISATPPALVPETREYRSQSPVRSMDEAPCVNGRWGTLRPRAQRQTPSSSREGSLSPARGDGSPILNGGSLSPGTAALGGSSLDSPVQALSPGTPSTTEGCDLKMGLSLAPRRGSLPDQKDLRLGSIDLNWDLKPASSSNHMDGVDNRTVGGSMRHPPEQTNGVHTPPHVASALAGAVSPGALRRSLEAIKAMSSKGPSASAVLSPPLGSSPGSPGNQNLSSGETVPVPRPGPAQGDGHSLPPIARRLGHHPPQSLNVGKPLYQSMNCKPMQMYVLDIKDTKEKGRVKWKVFNSSSVVGPPETSLHTVVQGRGELIIFGGLMDKKQNVKYYPKTNALYFVRAKR